From Musa acuminata AAA Group cultivar baxijiao chromosome BXJ3-8, Cavendish_Baxijiao_AAA, whole genome shotgun sequence, one genomic window encodes:
- the LOC135644024 gene encoding pentatricopeptide repeat-containing protein At5g56310-like, which yields MSLLPPLRPPSSSGWEELPPAARRILHSLSTCTSPSHLPRILAQILLHRLHPNTTIASAFVNACLALRRLSPALSLFSRLRRPHVFLCNTLLRTALLVPSSCAAPPPLLILSHMLRSSVAPNNYTLPLVLKSLPDLPGGRMIHAFALRSGLASDHYVRNSLLHLYGGRGDMPSCERLFDEMPAREVVAWTTLIACYTNCRRPGDALIAFERMQYAGVAPNRVTMVNALAACAAHGTLDMGVWIHDYVRSRGWELDVVLGTSLIDMYGKCGRIDAGIGVFSSMAERNVYTWNSLIMGLALAKSGEEALSWFSRMEGEGVDPDAITLLGVLCACSHAGLVEAGRRVFDSLLRGSYGFRPEIRHYGCMVDLLGRAGFLGAAVELIETMPFAPNAVIWGSLMHASRTRGELSFGELAARKLVELEPTNVAYHVVLANLYAEMGRWREAEEVRRLVKEGGLRKDAGWSFAERVG from the coding sequence ATGTCCCTCCTCCCGCCCTTGAGGCCTCCGTCGTCGTCAGGGTGGGAGGAGCTGCCCCCCGCCGCCCGCCGCATCCTGCACTCCCTTAGCACGTGCACCTCTCCCTCCCACCTCCCCCGCATCCTGGCCCAGatcctcctccaccgcctccaCCCCAACACCACCATCGCCTCCGCCTTCGTCAACGCCTGCCTCGCCCTCCGCCGCCTCTCCCCCgccctctccctcttctcccgCCTCCGCCGCCCCCACGTCTTCCTCTGCAACACCCTCCTCCGCACCGCCCTCCTGGTCCCCTCCTCTTGCGCCGCTCCGCCGCCCCTCCTCATCCTCTCCCACATGCTCCGCTCCTCCGTCGCCCCCAACAACTACACCCTCCCCCTCGTCCTCAAGTCCCTTCCCGACCTCCCCGGGGGCCGCATGATCCACGCCTTCGCCCTCAGGTCTGGCCTCGCCTCCGACCACTACGTCCGCAACTCCCTCCTCCACCTCTACGGAGGCCGCGGCGACATGCCCTCCTGCGAGCGTCTGTTCGACGAAATGCCCGCCCGCGAGGTCGTCGCCTGGACCACCCTCATCGCCTGCTACACCAACTGCCGCAGACCCGGCGACGCCCTGATCGCCTTCGAGCGCATGCAGTACGCCGGTGTCGCGCCCAACCGCGTCACCATGGTCAACGCCCTGGCTGCGTGCGCCGCCCACGGGACGCTCGACATGGGCGTCTGGATCCACGACTACGTGAGGAGCCGCGGCTGGGAGCTGGACGTCGTCCTGGGCACCTCGCTAATCGACATGTACGGGAAGTGCGGGAGGATCGACGCCGGCATCGGCGTCTTCTCCAGCATGGCCGAGAGGAACGTGTACACCTGGAATTCCCTCATCATGGGGCTCGCGCTGGCCAAGAGCGGCGAGGAGGCCTTGTCGTGGTTCTCCAGGATGGAAGGCGAGGGCGTCGATCCCGACGCCATCACCCTGCTCGGCGTCCTGTGCGCCTGCAGCCACGCGGGCCTAGTGGAAGCGGGCCGGCGGGTATTTGATTCCCTGTTGCGGGGAAGCTACGGGTTCCGCCCGGAGATCAGGCATTACGGGTGCATGGTGGATCTCCTGGGACGCGCCGGCTTCCTCGGCGCAGCCGTCGAGCTCATAGAGACAATGCCGTTCGCGCCCAATGCGGTCATCTGGGGATCGCTCATGCACGCCTCTCGAACTCGCGGGGAGTTGAGCTTCGGCGAGCTGGCGGCGAGGAAGCTGGTGGAGTTGGAGCCGACGAACGTGGCTTACCACGTGGTCCTGGCGAATCTGTACGCGGAGATGGGGAGGTGGAGGGAAGCGGAGGAGGTGCGGAGGCTGGTGAAGGAGGGCGGACTGAGGAAGGATGCGGGTTGGAGCTTCGCGGAACGTGTGGGGTAG
- the LOC135644023 gene encoding PWWP domain-containing protein 1-like, protein MISVMNERDIGRSSADPSFGMGNPEEGTMAGDKAAADVVGHGSDESRVSMELDPVELKSEVGGTVLERGVADLSGPRKDAPADAEAAMSEARVLESDVGEGVSAAADAGAEILVADQEEGRDFDEDGLSDEAEVSDGVRIPHGAVGNWMNGFELGDMVWGKVKSHPWWPGHIFSEAFASPSVRRTKGEGHVLVAFFGDSSYGWFDPAELIPFDPHYAEKSKQTTLRPFVKAVEEAADETSRREALAVTCYCRNTVNIRPARVPGYFYVDVPGFEPGGVYSSKQINSTRDKFSPEKALAFVLQTALDPLAGDQASIDQIKNIAMMFAYRRAVFEEFDETYAQAFGVEPVRPSSHTGSLSDQPERFAPRATPLSGPLVVAEPLRHKKISSNAKQLAPKAAKLPSSAKKNKYVLKRRDEQETPSTRVGPPKPSLPDFPSPAHPFRSYYNLLPPQQPISAHYAPHVQPTLVFQDASYAPASAAGGSNLGDYVLQKRAPTVVASADDKLPPQVSRDTGGDRPVPEQKTLPVAVDVPIVVSPRQAASQLGEIEFGKVDPAVAAAHVLAEVKDGYRAGLLARPAEGWKSKDAKVTGGIMKKVKKRPREDGGSSVGPDGTAADVTKKKKKKKERSGGIGLPVSTKVEDPHGRSAGKPVSVEGESLRRGDGVARAMEPYASAILLPQIDLSSRTLQLPELVSDLQELALDPFYGMDRDAPWVALHVFLRFRSLVYQKSLALPPASEAEAPDVQAGKSLAARPPHEPIAALAEVAPSKAAKDERASPSIPKPPRASFRPDDPTVAGRKRTPSDRQEEMSAKKQKKMEKLKALAGEKKATIIPKVPDAQLQQQPSAAASVSVGPAKPNNKAAEPVKKQEPLPPPPRAPSPTTLVMKFPPRTTLPSVASLKAKFARFGPLELSGFRVYWKSNTCKVVYKFKPDAEAALNHARSNEMFGQVKVHYYLRDADAPLVPEPASDAAGQRSEGPQFVRPGSGASSGSVSFALPPAGQLKSILKKSSDEAGAGGGATGSRESPRVKFMLDNVDGKAEPPVVVAGNGRSNADAPSTSLPPVATVISKTPKSVTFLSPPPPPPPSSAQSQSYPSRLIHNPYHPSPPPHSSFSSVSIPPPPSLRVSDRALAPPPPHRGSLNRDEARGPVAAQSSDPQPHNYRQHGGEVEERGNPNGDFANQMLSLLIRCSDIVSSVKSSLGYVPYHPL, encoded by the exons ATGATCTCTGTCATGAACGAGCGCGACATCGGCCGTAGCTCCGCTGATCCCTCCTTTGGGATGGGAAACCCGGAAGAAGGGACAATGGCTGGCGACAAGGCGGCTGCTGACGTGGTCGGCCATGGTTCTGATGAATCTAGGGTTTCGATGGAGCTCGATCCCGTGGAGCTAAAAAGCGAGGTCGGCGGTACGGTTTTGGAGCGAGGCGTAGCGGATCTGTCTGGACCTCGAAAGGATGCCCCGGCAGATGCCGAGGCCGCGATGAGTGAAGCTAGGGTTCTCGAATCTGATGTCGGGGAAGGCGTTTCTGCTGCCGCTGATGCCGGAGCTGAGATCCTTGTCGCTGATCAGGAGGAAGGGAGGGATTTCGACGAGGACGGGCTTTCGGATGAGGCTGAGGTTTCAGATGGGGTTAGGATTCCGCACGGGGCAGTGGGGAACTGGATGAATGGGTTCGAACTGGGTGACATGGTGTGGGGGAAGGTAAAATCGCACCCATGGTGGCCTGGTCACATCTTCAGCGAAGCGTTTGCGTCGCCGTCAGTTCGACGGACAAAGGGAGAGGGCCATGTTTTGGTCGCCTTCTTTGGGGATAGCAGCTACGGTTGGTTTGATCCTGCGGAGCTCATCCCTTTTGATCCTCACTATGCCGAGAAGTCCAAGCAGACCACCTTGCGGCCTTTTGTCAAGGCTGTCGAAGAGGCAGCTGACGAAACTAGCCGGAGAGAGGCTCTTGCTGTGACTTGCTACTGCCGGAACACAGTCAACATCAGGCCTGCCCGTGTCCCAGGATACTTCTATGTGGATGTTCCAGGGTTTGAGCCAGGGGGTGTTTACTCATCAAAGCAAATCAACAGCACGAGGGACAAGTTTTCACCTGAGAAGGCGCTCGCCTTTGTGCTTCAGACAGCCTTGGATCCTCTGGCAGGTGACCAAGCTAGTATAGATCAGATTAAAAACATTGCGATGATGTTTGCATACCGGAGAGCAGTGTTTGAGGAGTTTGATGAGACCTATGCACAAGCATTTGGGGTAGAGCCAGTACGGCCATCTTCACATACTGGGTCGTTGTCAGATCAGCCTGAAAGATTTGCTCCCCGAG CGACTCCTCTGAGCGGTCCACTGGTGGTTGCCGAGCCGCTGCGCCACAAAAAGATCTCCTCCAATGCTAAGCAGCTTGCGCCCAAAGCGGCCAAGCTCCCATCATCTGCGAAGAAGAACAAGTACGTCCTGAAACGGAGGGACGAACAGGAGACGCCGAGCACCCGCGTCGGCCCTCCCAAGCCTTCCCTTCCCGATTTCCCCTCCCCCGCCCACCCCTTCCGCAGCTATTACAACCTCTTGCCCCCGCAGCAGCCGATCTCCGCCCATTATGCCCCTCACGTCCAGCCCACCCTCGTCTTCCAGGACGCCTCGTACGCTCCGGCTTCGGCGGCGGGCGGCTCCAACCTCGGTGACTACGTGCTTCAGAAGAGAGCCCCTACTGTCGTTGCTTCCGCCGATGACAAGCTTCCGCCGCAAGTCTCTCGAGATACCGGCGGGGATAGACCGGTACCGGAGCAGAAAACCTTGCCGGTGGCCGTGGACGTTCCCATTGTTGTTAGTCCTCGACAAGCAGCATCGCAGCTGGGTGAGATTGAATTCGGAAAGGTAGACCCCGCTGTCGCCGCTGCTCATGTACTTGCCGAGGTTAAGGACGGGTATAGGGCGGGACTGTTGGCTCGACCTGCCGAAGGATGGAAGTCCAAGGATGCCAAGGTTACTGGTGGAATCATGAAGAAGGTAAAGAAGCGCCCGCGTGAGGATGGTGGTAGCTCCGTGGGACCTGACGGCACTGCTGCCGACgtgacaaagaagaagaagaagaaaaaggaacggAGCGGTGGGATTGGACTGCCTGTGTCCACCAAGGTCGAGGATCCTCATGGGAGATCAGCAGGGAAGCCCGTTAGCGTCGAAGGGGAGTCGCTGAGAAGGGGAGATGGGGTTGCACGCGCCATGGAGCCCTATGCTTCTGCTATTCTTCTTCCCCAGATCGACTTGAGTTCCCGTACCCTGCAGCTGCCCGAGCTGGTGAGTGACTTGCAAGAGCTAGCGCTGGATCCTTTCTATGGAATGGACCGCGACGCCCCGTGGGTCGCGCTCCATGTTTTCCTCAGGTTCCGGTCTCTGGTCTATCAGAAGAGCTTGGCCCTTCCGCCGGCCAGCGAGGCTGAAGCGCCGGACGTCCAAGCCGGCAAATCATTAGCTGCTCGGCCGCCGCATGAGCCCATTGCAGCACTTGCTGAGGTTGCTCCGTCGAAGGCCGCCAAGGATGAGAGAGCGTCGCCCTCCATCCCGAAACCGCCGAGAGCCAGTTTCAGGCCTGATGATCCCACCGTGGCTGGACGCAAACGAACCCCATCTGATCGACAAGAAGAGATGAGCgcaaagaagcagaagaagatggAGAAGCTCAAGGCTTTGGCAGGTGAGAAGAAGGCAACCATCATCCCAAAGGTACCCGATGCGCAGTTGCAGCAACAGCCGAGCGCAGCGGCATCAGTGTCCGTGGGGCCGGCGAAACCTAACAACAAGGCGGCAGAGCCGGTCAAGAAGCAAGAACccttgccgccgccgccgcgggcaCCCTCGCCCACCACCCTCGTGATGAAGTTCCCACCACGGACGACCCTGCCATCGGTGGCTTCCCTGAAGGCCAAGTTCGCCCGGTTCGGGCCGCTTGAACTCTCCGGATTCCGCGTCTACTGGAAATCCAACACTTGCAAGGTGGTGTACAAGTTCAAGCCCGATGCCGAGGCCGCGCTCAACCACGCCAGGAGCAACGAGATGTTCGGCCAGGTGAAGGTCCACTACTACCTCCGCGACGCCGACGCGCCGCTGGTGCCAGAGCCAGCCTCCGACGCCGCCGGGCAGAGGTCCGAAGGCCCCCAATTCGTCAGGCCTGGAAGCGGGGCAAGCAGCGGCAGCGTTTCTTTCGCTCTTCCGCCTGCCGGTCAGCTCAAATCTATTCTGAAGAAATCCAGCGACGAGGCTGGCGCGGGCGGCGGCGCCACGGGCAGCAGAGAGTCTCCCCGCGTAAAATTCATGTTGGACAACGTCGACGGCAAGGCGGAGCCACCCGTGGTGGTTGCCGGCAATGGCCGTAGCAATGCAGATGCACCCTCAACCTCTCTTCCTCCAGTAGCGACCGTCATCAGTAAGACTCCCAAGTCCGTTACTTTCCTTTCTCctccgccaccgccaccaccatcaTCCGCACAGTCTCAATCATACCCTTCTCGGCTGATACACAACCCTTACCATCCATCACCTCCTCCCCATTCATCCTTTTCATCCGTCTCAATTCCGCCACCACCCTCGCTTCGCGTGTCCGATCGGGCACTTGCGCCGCCCCCGCCACATCGTGGCAGTCTCAATAGGGACGAAGCCCGCGGCCCGGTGGCCGCGCAATCCAGCGACCCGCAGCCGCATAACTACAGGCAGCACGGAGGCGAGGTGGAGGAAAGAGGCAACCCGAACGGAGACTTCGCCAACCAAATGCTGAGCCTCCTGATTAGGTGTAGCGACATCGTGAGCAGCGTCAAGTCGTCGCTGGGCTACGTGCCTTACCACCCGCTGTAG